The genomic DNA GCTGTCTGGCAGCCATCAGTCTGTGCTGGTGCGGTGCACTGGGTTAGTGCCATCTCCCTATGGGCGCAGGTGCTGGCAGTAGCGCAGCAGCCCTGTCCAGTCCTGGGCCCCATGCTGGACACCCTGTCCCTGGCTGCCTGGAGGGACCCTGCCTCTCTCTGCCCGTGACCTCCTTCCACCTCAtctgggctggcagagctgccagggATGGCACCGCATCCTTTGCTGGGCAGTGCCTCTGCCTTTCCTGGGCCCCGCTAGCATTACTGTACATCTCGGTGCATCAGCTGTGAATAACACCCAGCCAGAGCCCTAGCATGTTTTCGGTGCAGGCTGCTCCCACTGCTTTAACTGCTGCTGTGCCAGCCTGTGTGTGGCCTGCTGAGATGCTCTGATTACAACCTGGGGCTCCATTGTGCAGAGAGGGGCCGGGAGGGAAGCATGTTCCTGGGTGAAGGCTGTCAGGTGTTGGGGGCTCAGGGTGGGCCAGTCTGGAAGGGGCCATTTTCTGCTttgagaaaacacaacaaaaggcAGAGCCTGGCTTTGCTAATGAGAGGCCCAGTCCCCAATCCTGCACACAACTGCCTGTGGTTTGTGCCGACAGCTGGGGAGTTTCTACCCAGATTGGCAGCAAAGGCTGCGTTCCTGCCTGCCGCCCAGCCGTGGGCCTCCccagggcagctccagccccagcagagcgGCTGGCAGAGCCCTGGAAGGAACCAAACAAGCCTGAAGTTGCCCCCCTGCCCGTGCCTCTGCCGCTGCATGGGTGCTGGGCAGACCGGGCACAAGTGTAGGCAGGAGCATGGGTAggggaggcagggctggctcctgtttCAGTGCTGTCTTGCTGGTTGTAGTGCTGTGCCGGGGGTGGCACTCAGGCAGGCCCCCCCCCAGGAGCTACAGCCAGGGATTGGTTTGTGGTCTCCCTGTTGCCGTCCCCCCGGGAATTAAAGGAGAGCTGGAGGGTTATGGCTCTGGCTGTGTTTGGCCCAAGCCATGCTGAGGGGTCAGGCAGTTGGGGCACCATTGCAGCGGAGGCTTGGCTGCGGCCACTGGCTGACAGTGACCTGCTCCGGCAGTGGGCCATGCTGGGGATGCAGCACTGGTGGGTCAGGGTGCAGGGGGTGCAGAGAGCTGGTGGCTTTCAGCCTCCCTCCCCACCTGGCTCCACCCCATCCCCTGCGGCTTTCATAACTGCACACACTGCCATGTGTCTGGTGCAGACCCAGGCTGCCTGTGGGGGACATGGGGCTTTCCCAGCAGAAGCATTGGAGGAGCTCTCTCTTGTACACCAGCTGCTTGCCAAGGAAGAGCCTGTGTGCAGGCTTGGGGCGGGATGGAGACGGATGGTTGTGCTGCTGAACCATTGGAACCTGCCCGCTGCACTGCTCCCCTGCCAGAACAGGGGTGGGCCTGGCACATGGAGATGTAGCAGctgattaaattttaaattgtgtACAGTGATCCATTTGAGAGTTAAAATAGGCTGGCTGGTCCACACTGCTCTGTGACACCAAGTACTTCAACCTGAGGAGTTAATGAGCCACCTTCTTCCCTGTAGGACCAGCGAGCAGGTACTGTCAGATCCTCCTCCCTGCAGGTGACTGGCTGGTGgagtggagctgcagcagctgccggGTGGGACGCATCCCTCAGCAGGACTCGAAGCCCTGGAATCCACCCTCGGGCAGACAGGATTACTGGCATGACAGAGCAAACTCCTCAGCTGGTGATATTTCTGCAGTGGCGCTGGGTTGCGCTGCAGGGCCTCACCGTCCAGGAGATCAAAGCTGGTGCCAGGTGAGATTCCTATCACTCCTTACTCACCCGGCTCTAGGCAGGTCCCaacctttctgctttctgtggtaACAGCTTAAGTATGCACGACCCAGTAGCTGGCACGAGGTTGCATGCATCCGATAATCCTCCCAGCCCCAAGCCGCGGCAGGTGGCCGGCTCTCTAATCGTGCAGGCTTAATGCTCTCCTTGCTTTGCCTTTGCAGGTTTGGCACAATGATTTGCTGCCATGTGGTTGCTCTTCTCttgctcttctttcttcccagtgCTGCGGCTGGTGACCTGGTTCCCGCTCTTGTTCCCCAGTCCACACTCCAACTAGCAAAAGGTTCTTGTCACAGCCTGTTCTGGAGCTGACAACATGCTGCGACAATGCCCATGCCCAGCGGGAGGCCACCCTGGTCCTTCAGGACTTCCAGGAGTACCTCTGTTATGAGACAGTGTATCCCAATGGCACCTGTACCCCCACCACAGTGGAAAGTGACCCCCCATGCAAGCGGCACAGAGAGGAGACGGTGGAGGCAGCATGTGCGGCTCAGGTGGCAGATTATGGCATAGACAGGTGGTTTTCCATCAGTGGGAACCACTTCCTGATGAACTACCCCTTCTCTGCCACTGTCAAGATCTCCATGGGCTGCATGGGCATGCTCATGTCCGAGTGGCATGTCCTCACTGCCACCCACTGCATTCCCAACAGCAAAGACTATGTGAAGGGGGCCAAGAAGATCAAGGTGGTTTTCCTGACACCAGTGCAGGGTGCTGGCAACAGAATGGGGATGGGGAGGCTGGCGATGCGCTGGGCTTGGGTGCAGCACACACAGATGCCCATGGGCTGGATCTGGGGTCCCAACTCAGTCAGTGTGAACTACAACTATGCCCTTTGGGAGCTGTGCAGGCCACGCTGGTGCCTGCACATGAAGCTGATGGCAGCTCCGGCAGCAGAGGAGATGGCTGGGAAGAAGATTAACTTCTCAGGGTTTGACAGCGACCAGCCGGGCGAGCTGGTCTACTGCTTCTGTGGGATGGAGGATGAGATGGTCCGCCTCACTTGCCAGCACTGCGATGCCAGCCTggtgcatccagctctggggcatATGGCAAAGTGTGGGACCCCATATGACACGAATGGGAGAGGAAGGTGATCAGGGTCTTCTCGGGCCACCAGTGGGTGGAAGTTCTGGGGAGCACCATGACTAATATTGCCATTCGCCTGACTGCTCTAAAGTTTGCTCAGATTTGTTACTGTATCAAAGGGGACTCTAAAAGCTGTCACACTGAATGAGAACCGCAGcctgcctcttctcctccccagtgCAGCTGGCTTTGAGTGCGGTGTACCTGAGCGAGAGTGTGGCCAAGAAGCCTGAAGATGAGCAGTGTTTCCTGGCAAAACTGCTCCACTTTGTTCTCCCTCATGGAGGTCGAGGGTCTCCACAGATCACAAGGGATCCAGCAGAAACTCACTGGAGTCCACGTCCTGATGCCCCAGGAAGTCTGAAGTGTGGTTTAAGCTCCTTTGGTTGGTGCTGGCATGAACTCAGCATCAGCGTTCTTTACAGAAAGAGCTTGGCCATCAGCCAGGGAAAGTGGCCTCTGCTTCCAGCATGTTAACTGCTCATGAGTTGGAGAGGCAGCCGCATGCTTGCTACTAAGCTGTACCTGGTTTCTCTTGGGTCTCATCAGGTCTGCCAGTCTGTTGGCTGCACTGCCTGGCTTGGCACTGCCCCAGCAATATGAGGACAAAGGGGGTTCTCTCCTAATAGGACCTTTGTGTGCTGATGAAAGGTGTCTGAAAGGCAGCCCTGGAGCCTGTGTCTTCTGGGCACACAGTGTGCCACAGCCAGGAGCTCggccagggcaggaggggctgctccAGGACGCTGGCAGCCACCGTGCTTGGGAATGCTCTTGGCAAGGACATCTTTTCTGATTGATGCAGCATGGTGGTGCGATGTGGGTACCTACACGTGGCAGCAGGGGCCAAGAGCTGGGACCACCTACTGACTTGTAAACTTTCTCATGTCTCTTTGGTTCTGTCTGGGATTACAGTAGAAGGAAGGGATCCTGACATTTACTGCAGCTGTATTATTCGAGGTGGATTATTTTAggcaaatacatgtatttgaatAAAAGCATAAATCTCTTTGCAAAGGTTATGTTGGAAGAGGAACAGTGCATAGATTGCTAGCCCTGGTTTGGAACTTGCTGGAGACGCTTCCTCCAGACTGAAGTAAGTGGCACAGGGAGATCTGTGTAGAGTTGAAATCACAGTATCTTGCAAAAATAGGGACTGATGCCTTCTGCAGTCAAAAAACAGCCCAGGCACCTGACTGAACACATTTCTGCATGTTCGGTTGCATAGGACTCATGTGCCCAACATGCCACATCAGGCTTTTCCATGAGCAAACTGAAAGCTTGTCTTATGTTTCCCTACCTCATACACAAGAGATTCCTTTGCAAATCCTAGAGTTTCATGGCTGATACCTCTCCCCATCTTCCTTAAGTTTTCCTATTTCCCTGCTGTGTTTGCCCAGGCAATTATTCCCTCTGTAATTCACATTCTCCACAAGGGACCTCATGCTGATGCTGCTTTGACAGGCTGGACAGATGGCTGCTTGTATTTTTCACTCTTAAGTCAATGTTCTGCTCCTTTTCACTGCATCTCAGGGGCAGCCTGCATCACAGGCTTCTCAATGCTGTCATTGCTTACACCTGCTGAAGACTAAACATGCAGTTCCTTCAAGACCCATGACAGTTGTACAGGCAGAGCAACCTGCCTTGAAAAACAAACAGGTAGGTGACATTTCAACAAACTAAATGTAAAAAACCCTCCAGCTCAGTTATCAAGACTTCAGGGTAATGTCAGTGTTAAACTAATTTAAGTCGTATGCCTGGTCTGCAGATGGGTGTGTAACAGTTTCTATTGTCTTGGATGAGATAATGCATGAAAAATTATGATTACACATTACTGGGCAGAGAGCAGCTGCTATTATTCACATCATACAAACCCAATTTACAGACAGAATTCAACTTGTTCAATGGAATTACCTGCCCTAGCTGAAAGGTTCTTGGGGACAGATCAGAAAGGGTTTTCATCTCTTGTTCAGACCCTAAGAACAGGTTAGAGAGTGTCAGCCATGCTCTTCTTAAAATGGGAAGAAAGCCTGTCAGAAACACAGGGAAGGGAGTTCCTGGTTCCTTCCTCTCTGAAGTGCACCCTGGGCCTTTGTTTCACTTTATACACCCCTCTGATAGTGGAACAGGTGACAGGATAAGGGAAAGTTCTCCTAGAACCTGCTGATGTGACAGGGAAGGACTTGTCTTATTCAGAGCAGCTGTACACTTTGTAAGCAACTTCCTTCTGACATCAGCCATCAGCTAttgcaaaacagaagagggaaaagtCAGCACGAAGACAGAAGCCAAGAGAAACATGGTGAGATTCATGCCCCCTTTTACTATCCATCATTGTGTTTGCAAGTACCAGCAGCTTTAAGACACCAACAGGACATGTTCCCCCCCCAGTTTGTGTCATGGAGCAAGTGGTTTTGATGCACAATCTGCATCATGTACAGGACTCACTGttgtagtgggttgaccttggctggatgccaggtgcccaccaagccattctatcactctgctcctcagcagggcagaggggaagaCATAAGATGGAAAAGaactcatgggtcaagaaaaaggcagtttaataaagcaaaagcaaggccacatgtggaagcaaaggaaaacaaaagatttattctctacttcccatcagcaggtgatgtccagccacttcccaggaagcagggcttcagtaggCATAGTGGtttctccagaagacaaatgttgtAATAACGAATACCCTCTCCCCCCAACCCTTCCATTCTCTTAGCTTTTGTTGCTGAGAAGAaagacgtcatatggtatggaaactccctttggtcagtttgggtcagctgtcctggctctgtcctctcccaagatcttgcccaccttCAGcctgctgggggaaggggggaaatgttggagagacagcctattccataccatttgcgtcatgCTCaagtcccacataatttaatacatatatgtatatctatCTTCTAACCATCTCATTTAATTCTTTTAACTGaatttaattctttattaattcTTATTAAGGATTTAATTCttattactgaaatcccttcttaccaacacttataACTTATGCTACATACTTAAACCatctttatacccaacatacagatttatacattctcatTAACTACTATTCCTTGTCCTTTAATGGACAGTTATTATTCTCccattccatgggcttcttccactcctccaaaTGTTCATAAGAACGGGCCATGACTTGGGCCTTATCTGTCAAGATGGGTGCtcgggacaggagaagcagtaggTTTGattgttgggcaccaacactggcttggtttgggtcatcaTTGCATTCATCCAGTTCCGTGCAAAACTCACTCTTCATccgttcaggtcattcctgctacatcacttcctacaacatacagctcacatcacagattatttgtCTCCCCAAGGTTAAATCTCCTTGAGGCACATTCCAAGTCTCCTTATACTTCTACAGTACCCACGAAGTACAtgcaggtccttgagcaaaaacaatcccATGAacgggtttgccttttcccaagggagaagcaatccacactgccttccccagccacttccctatgtgcactacaggggccttatctcctcccacagtatgtaggggttttgtttgggcaggaccaggacagttagcagatcTTTTGGTGTTAaccagccaagtggcttctgctaaatttataACCCAGTGCTTCCATGCCCTGTTGCCCAatgctctcaacatagtctttaacagtccactATATCTTTCAATCTTTCCAGAGGCTTGTGGGTGATAGGGGATATGATGTACCCAGTCAGTGTTGTGTTTCTTGGCCCAGGAGTTtatgaggttattttggaaatgagttcCATTGTCTGATTTAATTCTTTCTGGGGTATCTTGTCACCACAAAATTTTcctttcaaggcctaagatggtgcttcaggcagtggcatggtttacagggtgtatttctagccaaccagtagttgcttccatgATGGTGAGCATGTAGCAATTGCCTTGGCATGTTTGTGGCAGTGGTctaatatagtcaatttgccaggcctcaccaTATTGAAAAAACAGCCATTGCCCTCTATTCTAGGGAGACTTTACTCATGTGGGTTGGTTGATTGTGGCatatgtttcacattcatgaatgaactgtgtgatggcctccatggtcaggtccacccttTGATCACAAGCCCATCTGTACGTtacatctctccctagatgtccctaTGTTTTGTTGGCCCATCAAGCTACAAACAGCTCACCCTTATGCTCTCAGTCCAGGTTCACCTGAGCTACTTCAATTTTGACAGCCTTGCCTACCTGTTcactgttttgatgttcttcagtggcatggcTTTTGGGCATGTGATCATCTACATGACATACCTTTAGAGCAATGTTTTCTACCCTGGCAGtgatgtcctgccacaatgcagcagcccagatgggttcaCCCCTGTgctgccaattggtcttcttccactgctgtagctacccccatagggcattagccaccatccaggattAAGTATAAAGACAGAGTAcaggccacttttctcgttcagcaatctctagggctagttggatagCTTTCACTTCTGCACACTAACTTGACttaccttctccttcagtggcttCAACAACTTgttgtgtgggactccacacagcagctttccacttctcaTGGTTCCTACAACACAACatgatccatcagtaaacaaagcataatcaTCTTCTTATAACTcgttatatggtggtgcctcttgggcacaaGCCACCTCCTTAGGCGATGCTCTAAAATCTCTGCCATCTGGCCAGTCCATGCTCTCTTTCAAGATTCCTCGGTGATTGGGTTTCCCCAGTCAAGCTCATTGCATGATCAACGCTACCCACTCACTCCATGTAGTGCTGgctgcatgatgtgtagaggggatgtttcctttgaacatccagtatAGCATGGGTAattgtggtgccaagaggagatacgcttctgtaccaacaacttctgaagcaacTCGagccccctcatatgctgctgctatctctttttcagtcggggtgtagtggaCTTCTGATCGTCAATACCTCCGGCTCCAAACCCCTAATGGTCAACCTTGAATTTCTGCTGATGtgttctgccagaggctccaggttagaccatgctccccagctgcagtgtggaGTACATTTTGCACAGCTGGTCCTGtctggacaggcccaagagctactgtaCAAGCTCTCTCCTGtttgatatgctcaaaggcttatTGTTGCTCAAGGCCCCACTCAAAATAGTTCTTTCAGGTTACTTGATAGAGTAAtgcaagctgactataacctggaacatgcattctccagaatcccacaaggcctaggaaagctagtgtttccttcttgttagctggtggacaCACAGTTGCTATCTTGTTGATCACACGCATATGGACATAACGgtgtccatcctgccattttattcccaagaactgaatctcatGTGTAGGTCCCTTGATCTTGCTTCTTTTtgtggcaaaaccagctttcagaagaatctgaattaccctttttcccttctcaaacattCTTTGGCCTTGTTGCCCTACATGATGACATCATCAATGTACTGTAGATGTTCAGGGGCAtcacccttttccagtgcagttttgattagtccatgacaaatggtaggcctgtgcttccacccctggggcagtcaattccaggtgtattggacacccctccatgtgaaagcaaactgtggcctgcattctgctgccaaaggaattgaaaaaaatgtgttggcaatgtcaattgtagcataccacttggctgcttttgactccagttcatatcGGAGTTCAAAAtgtgtctggtacagcagcactaaGTGGTGGAGTGACTTtgttcaggccacgatagtctactgttaacctccaccatccatcagacttttgcactgacTCTAttggactattaaaaggtgagtcttgctgatcattccttggctctccagttgattaatcagctcatggatggaagccagggagtctcagttggtgtgatattgccgctGATGCACTGTCCTGGTACACAgctggcacctgctgttcttcaagtcACAGCAATCctacaatgaagggatcttctgagaggccaggcagggtagatagctgtttgatcttctctgtgttcaCAATGGCAACACCAAAAGCCCAttggtacccttttgggtccttgaagtaccctctcctgaggtagtctatggcAAGGATACAAGGGACCTCTGGGCTGGTCACAATGGTGTGCTTTTGCCACTTGTCCTGTTAAggtcacctcagcctccaatacagacaATTTTTGGCATCTCCCTGTCAGTCCAGAGATCCCAATGGGTCCTGTGGCCCTATAAGCTGATGGCACCAGCATatactgtgcaccggtgtctaccaaagccttatacttctgtgggtctgatgtgccaggccatcaaatccacagaGTCCAGTAAACCTGGTCATCCCTTTCCACCTCCTGGCCagaggcagggaccctctattccTGCTCctggtcagagtattcactgtctgaccctttcAGTGCCAGACCAGAAGACTCCTCACCAGGATCAAAGGAAGTGATTTCAGTCCTTCTATGTCTGGGAGATCGCCGATTGCCGCCTTTTgtctctacagcaactacgctgacagtcTTTGTGGgcgaccccttcttaacagctgtcttccctctcagttcacgtacatgGGCTTGCAGCTTAAAGGTGGGGTCACCACCCCACTTCCTCATGTCGTCCCgctggtcacgcaggaagaaccagagtaaACCACATGGCACgctgtgcaattgctcaccacccgcaacctgacgctctgccacttcccctgCTGTGATACCACCTCCACCCCCAgtcccagttatatactgagcatgacatcacatggtgtggaatatctccttggctagttcgggtcagctgtcctggctgtgccccctcccagcttcctgtgaaaattaactccatcccaaccaAATCCAGGACACTGtctgaccggggcaggagaggactgactTCTTGGGGTGCCCGTGACAGCCACGGCACTGGCTCATAGGGATGAGGAGagacagagatttttttcaaagtttcagaGCCAAGAAGACACTCTCTCCACAGTTGGTGTATCCATATCCAGGCAAATCatccaagctgttagaatatgatgcAGGTGCACTTTGAATTGCCTTCctccacatggcccatgtgcacaggacatcctctggatctttggagacctgCTCATtgtctagatcactgtagattaCTTCCAGCACTGCtgattctctcaggtactggatgccttcgtCTGTGGTAGTCCACTTTCCTGGggagttcacaagatcttccttgaatggatctcttaccctcacacttgagaggagccatctccagagactgcaaattgctgctgcttttccaattcctctctcaattccctggtttctagCAAGGGATTCCAGCTGTTGGGGTTCCTTACCTTCTGATTGCTGACTGTCGGtcccattatcccagcattggagcagccaggcagcaatccactgacctggctggcagctgtaatctttctgcctgtcccaaagttctgaTGAGGTCAGAGACCAGGTAGTTTCTGCTTCATGTCTGaattctctctcttcttcatccCATTTCTTTGCCAGAGGACCAACTTCTTGATCAagcccttcctcttcttcctcctcccttacTAATTGATGATATGGATCCAGTGACCTCCTTGTCCACTTCTTTTTCACTACTGGGCAatttagttgttgttgtttgggtccctatctctaCTATCATGCTTCGGATGTAGTTTGCACACTCATCTCAGTCAAGGTATTCCAAGGTAGCTTGGGTCCCTATATTAACCACAGTGCTCTGACAGTACTGAACTCTGTCTCAGCAGGCACAGGCCAAGTCCCAGTACAGTGCTGGAAGCTACTGGTTTTCATCGGGGTAGGCAAGGCACTCCTCTATCAGGTGGCACATgagtttgccagggttgcttgcctgttcaGGTGTAAAGTCCCAGGCTATGGGAGGTGACAACTGCCCTAGgcatctgcccaaatccttccacacaccctgccacccagggaccggccACCTCAGGGCACATTTCAGCATTGCCTCACCCAAAAGTTGTCTTCTCTTACACCAGGATGACACCAGATTCCACAAACCCCATAATATGCCAATAATGTTAATTAgtagtattaaacagctcacaCAAGGGTGAGTAAGGACCTtaggagcctgcataataaaccCACCCACATTGGGCCTAGGTAGAAagagggagatgtattccctcatcctctccacaagatagctctcccagcacagcaaGGCTACCAATGCCAGGGAAAAGCAGAAAGCTATTGTTCGTATGGACATGTTCCCAAGCGCAGTGAAATAAAGAGATAAGCAGCGTAGCCAACAAACTCTGTGATCGGCACAGAAGCTTGCTACTTAGCTATAGCACTCTTAATACAATACTGCCATTGTCTTGagccccacattgggcaccaaaaaggactgtggtgggttgaccttggctggatgccaggtgcctaccaagctgctttatcactcccctcctcagcaggatggggggcagtaaataagatggaaaagaactcaagggtcaagataaaggcagtttaataatgcaaaagcaaagctgtgCGTAGAAGCAAGGGAAAAcagaagatttattctctacttcccatcagcaggtgatgtccagccagtTCCCAGGAAGTAGAGCTTTAAGTGAGCagagtggttgctccagaagacaaacatcATAACGAATGACTCCGCTCCACCCCCTGACAcccctttctcttagcttttattgctaagcagatgtcatatggtgtggaaatTCCCTTTGatcagtttggatcagctgtcctggctctgtcccccccaggatcttgcccacccccagcctactgggtgagggggggaaacgttggagagacagccttgatgctgtgggagcactgctcagcagtagccaaaacactggtgttatcaacacctttctaaataccaatacaaagcacagcactatgagggcagCTAGGGGAAAAATTAACTCcttctcagccagacccaatacaactgtttatttaaaaaattaaaagaaattttaacaaAATCACGTTGAACAGTGAGGATCTGAAAAGCCAGGCAGCACTGGGGGCATCATAAAAAGAAATGCTCTGCAGGCCCCGACCAACCCAAGGGCTAGATGTGCAGACGAGCATCTCCAAGTGGACTGTAAGACCTTGTTCCACTTCTCTCATCCAAACAGTGGTACTGCTTTGTAAGCAGATGAGGTTGTAAATTGGAAACCTGAATCTCTTGTGCATCCCCACAAGGTGCCCAGGCACCTGGAGGGCTCCGATGATGGTAAGCTTTTAAGAAGTTCCATTTGAGAGCAACCGTGGCTGCAGTCGCAGCTTGGAGGAAGCCACCTGCTTAGCTGCAACATAAAGAGTATGTCATAGCACGAGGTGTGTGTGACATACTGCATTTCTTCTTACCCAGAATCCTGCAGAgctgtccattttttttcccttgttgccCTGTATCAGCACAGAACATCCTCTCTAGCCCAGAAGGAAGGGGGAATGAATACATGTATATCCACAGTCTAAGGAGGGTCACCTTTTGCTGGAACTTGGATCTCACTCCCTACCCCAATCCAAAATGCGAGAACAGGGCTAGCTCTGGAAGGACAGAGCCCTCTATGAGCTAGGACGCATGAGGCAATTAGTAGATTGCAGGCTGATGATTTGCCTTCTGCATCTGAATGATCTTGCCAAAGCCACCTCTTCCCACATCGTAGTCTGTCCGGTACTCATCTCGCACCTGGGGCACAGCAGTAACACAGATATTAGTACCCTGCACTGTCTGTCT from Accipiter gentilis chromosome 24, bAccGen1.1, whole genome shotgun sequence includes the following:
- the LOC126050380 gene encoding LOW QUALITY PROTEIN: serine protease 23-like (The sequence of the model RefSeq protein was modified relative to this genomic sequence to represent the inferred CDS: inserted 2 bases in 2 codons; substituted 1 base at 1 genomic stop codon), with the protein product MTEQTPQLVIFLQWRWVALQGLTVQEIKAGARFGTMICCHVVALLLLFFLPSAAAGDLVPALVPQSTLQLAXRFLSQPVLELTTCCDNAHAQREATLVLQDFQEYLCYETVYPNGTCTPTTVESDPPCKRHREETVEAACAAQVADYGIDRWFSISGNHFLMNYPFSATVKISMGCMGMLMSEWHVLTATHCIPNSKDYVKGAKKIKVVFLTPVQGAGNRMGMGRLAMRWAWVQHTQMPMGWIWGPNSVSVNYNYALWELCRPRWCLHMKLMAAPAAEEMAGKKINFSGFDSDQPGELVYCFCGMEDEMVRLTCQHCDAXPGASSSGAYGKVWDPIXHEWERKVIRVFSGHQWVEVLGSTMTNIAIRLTALKFAQICYCIKGDSKSCHTE